In Hamadaea flava, a genomic segment contains:
- a CDS encoding nickel/cobalt transporter yields the protein MRRLVVLALATLAVLLLVPARAEAHPLGKFSVNQSLQVTVRADAVTMLAVIDLAELPTLADKPTASAARTCAEVAANVTVKLDGIPAAWRTDGVTLAYAAGAAGLETSRYECRLTASAAKSTVDISNGYLTDRVGWREIVVAGEGTAVDAGGLPATSPTNGLRDYPQDLLASPLDTRTAAIQIGRSGSAAVFAALPSGSSWTTRAEQTLEGIVGDGNLGLTGVLLAFVLATLLGAAHAALPGHGKTVMAAYLAGRSGRPRDALLVGATVTFTHTVGVLVLGLLITAVAGIAGEHVLRWLGIASGVVVLAVGAGLLARSRHAHHHHHEHEHRHQTGTHNDRPRSRLSLAGLGVAGGLVPSPTALVVLLAAIGLGRGVLGVTLVLAYGAGMAATLTAAGLLVLEIRRRGLKRWPRPGRWAHRLQHALPPVTAAVILLAGATLILRSIMNLRS from the coding sequence ATGAGACGCCTCGTGGTCCTCGCATTGGCGACCCTCGCCGTCCTCCTGCTGGTGCCGGCGCGCGCCGAGGCGCACCCGCTCGGGAAGTTCTCGGTGAACCAGTCCCTTCAGGTCACCGTCCGGGCCGACGCCGTCACCATGCTCGCGGTGATCGACCTCGCGGAGCTGCCGACCCTCGCCGACAAGCCGACCGCCTCGGCCGCGCGTACGTGTGCCGAGGTGGCGGCGAACGTAACCGTGAAGCTCGACGGCATCCCCGCTGCGTGGCGCACCGACGGCGTGACGCTCGCCTACGCCGCAGGCGCGGCCGGGCTGGAGACCAGCCGCTACGAATGCCGCCTCACCGCGTCCGCCGCGAAATCGACGGTGGACATCAGCAACGGCTACCTGACCGATCGGGTCGGCTGGCGCGAGATCGTCGTGGCCGGTGAGGGGACGGCGGTCGACGCCGGTGGACTGCCCGCGACCTCGCCGACCAACGGCCTGCGCGACTATCCGCAGGATCTGCTGGCCTCGCCGCTGGACACGCGTACCGCGGCCATCCAGATCGGACGGTCGGGCTCGGCCGCCGTGTTCGCCGCGCTGCCCAGCGGGTCGAGCTGGACCACGCGTGCCGAGCAGACGCTCGAAGGCATCGTCGGCGACGGCAACCTCGGACTCACCGGTGTGCTGCTCGCCTTCGTCCTGGCCACGCTGCTCGGGGCCGCGCACGCAGCCCTGCCCGGCCACGGCAAGACCGTCATGGCCGCGTACCTCGCCGGGCGGTCCGGCCGCCCGCGTGACGCGCTCCTCGTCGGCGCGACCGTCACGTTCACCCACACCGTCGGCGTACTGGTGCTGGGCCTGCTCATCACCGCGGTCGCGGGGATCGCCGGGGAACACGTGCTGCGGTGGCTCGGCATCGCCAGCGGGGTGGTCGTGCTCGCCGTCGGGGCCGGGCTGCTGGCCCGGTCACGCCACGCGCACCACCATCATCACGAACACGAACACCGCCACCAGACGGGTACGCACAACGACCGTCCCCGCAGCCGCCTGAGCCTGGCCGGGCTGGGCGTCGCGGGTGGTCTCGTGCCGAGCCCGACCGCCCTGGTGGTGCTCCTCGCGGCGATCGGCCTCGGTCGCGGCGTCCTCGGCGTGACCCTGGTCCTGGCCTACGGTGCGGGAATGGCGGCCACCCTCACGGCGGCCGGGCTGCTCGTGCTGGAGATCCGCCGCCGCGGCCTCAAACGCTGGCCGCGGCCGGGCCGCTGGGCGCACCGTCTGCAGCACGCCCTGCCCCCGGTGACCGCCGCCGTCATCCTCCTAGCCGGCGCCACCCTCATTCTCCGGTCGATCATGAACCTTCGGTCATGA